A single genomic interval of Antarcticibacterium arcticum harbors:
- a CDS encoding porin family protein, with amino-acid sequence MQILSIKRSLFILSFLFSGFIFAQDRPLGGETVIVVKPYTPSVNDAFKIKETPTMGDSVSLEKKPVKYSIFSVPVASTFTPTKGQATTVERAKRVKLYNNYATLGFGTYSTALAEFYSNMEVNRSDNFGVFLTHNSSQGGIKEVILDDKFYNTELNLNYNSRNRNSSWNTELGLQHQLFNWYGLPEKITFTDEVLGRIEPAQNYYSAIIGGELELYDSFFERASANYRFFGDSHSSTEHNFKTDAFFEVTIADELINTHITADVVNGSFVNSFDFNEPYPNDYTFVNVGIAPSLLILRDDLTVNLGAGFFYSLNAENSKNSFYIYPKVNASYRLGGDYFIPYAGLEGNLTQNTYYAFAQENPFVSPTLGIQPTDMPYDAYLGAKGALSNSIAYNLRGSYTSEFNKALFLRNAYVPNQVENYSYGNSFGVVYNDVNTLSFFGEIVVDIKRNFKLGMNASYFSYSVDTEGDNAAEAWNLPEFKASVTADYQITSKWFAGANLFFVGERLDLEPVMTFNGISGRQMVTLDSFIDLNANLGYRFNNQLSVFAKGNNLLGDSYQRWSGFPVQGIQVLAGATYKFDF; translated from the coding sequence ATGCAAATTCTTTCAATTAAAAGAAGCCTTTTCATACTTTCCTTTCTATTTTCCGGTTTCATTTTCGCTCAGGACAGACCCCTGGGCGGCGAAACGGTTATTGTTGTAAAGCCGTACACCCCCTCTGTGAATGATGCTTTTAAGATTAAGGAAACGCCCACTATGGGAGACTCTGTGAGTCTGGAGAAAAAACCTGTTAAATACAGTATATTTTCGGTACCTGTGGCATCTACATTTACCCCCACCAAAGGGCAGGCAACCACGGTAGAAAGAGCCAAAAGAGTAAAATTGTATAACAATTATGCTACGCTTGGATTTGGAACATATTCTACAGCCCTGGCTGAATTTTACAGTAATATGGAGGTGAACCGAAGCGATAACTTTGGGGTTTTCCTTACCCATAACTCTTCACAGGGCGGGATTAAGGAAGTGATCCTTGATGATAAATTCTATAATACAGAACTTAACCTTAATTACAATTCCCGTAACCGTAACAGTTCCTGGAATACAGAGCTTGGATTGCAACATCAGTTGTTCAACTGGTATGGCTTGCCCGAGAAAATAACTTTTACAGATGAAGTTCTGGGAAGAATTGAACCAGCTCAAAATTATTATTCAGCAATTATTGGAGGTGAATTGGAGCTCTACGATTCTTTCTTTGAAAGAGCTTCAGCCAATTACAGGTTTTTTGGAGATTCCCACAGTTCTACAGAGCACAACTTTAAAACAGATGCATTTTTCGAGGTAACAATTGCAGATGAGCTTATAAACACACACATCACTGCCGATGTGGTCAATGGAAGTTTCGTAAATAGTTTTGATTTTAACGAGCCATATCCAAATGATTATACTTTCGTAAATGTGGGAATTGCACCAAGCCTTTTGATCTTAAGGGATGACCTTACCGTAAATCTTGGAGCAGGTTTCTTCTATTCCCTGAATGCTGAGAACAGCAAAAACAGCTTTTATATTTATCCAAAAGTAAATGCGAGTTACAGGCTTGGGGGAGATTATTTTATACCTTATGCAGGCCTGGAAGGGAATTTAACCCAAAACACCTATTACGCATTCGCACAGGAGAATCCATTTGTGTCGCCAACATTAGGTATCCAGCCTACAGATATGCCTTATGATGCCTATCTGGGAGCAAAAGGGGCGCTTTCCAACAGCATTGCCTATAATCTTAGGGGAAGCTATACTTCTGAGTTTAATAAAGCCCTGTTTTTAAGAAATGCCTATGTGCCAAACCAGGTTGAAAATTATTCCTACGGAAATTCCTTCGGGGTAGTTTATAATGATGTGAATACCTTATCATTTTTTGGGGAGATCGTTGTAGATATTAAAAGGAACTTTAAACTGGGAATGAATGCTTCATATTTTAGTTATTCTGTAGATACCGAAGGAGACAACGCGGCAGAAGCATGGAACCTTCCGGAATTTAAGGCATCTGTAACTGCAGATTACCAGATCACTTCAAAGTGGTTTGCCGGTGCCAATCTTTTCTTTGTAGGGGAAAGACTGGATTTGGAACCTGTAATGACTTTTAATGGCATCTCGGGGAGACAAATGGTAACCCTGGATAGTTTTATTGACCTT
- a CDS encoding uroporphyrinogen decarboxylase — protein MEILGISYIEWIGYAASLFVLLSFLMRNITTLRYVNSIGCLFFVAYGILLDSWPIIITNVAIVCVNVYYLFINKKTPVPADAVKP, from the coding sequence ATGGAAATTCTTGGAATATCATATATTGAATGGATAGGCTACGCCGCCTCCCTTTTTGTACTTCTTTCTTTTTTAATGCGGAATATTACCACCCTGCGCTATGTGAACAGCATTGGATGTTTGTTCTTTGTGGCATATGGTATCCTGCTTGATTCCTGGCCTATTATAATAACTAATGTGGCCATTGTATGTGTAAATGTCTATTATCTATTCATAAATAAAAAGACGCCGGTGCCGGCTGATGCGGTGAAACCGTAA
- a CDS encoding tetratricopeptide repeat protein, translating to MTRKFASLLVVFFLSITTHFAQQSAIYTNDLVKFNRALELYNNEQYLAAQTLFDDVKDETNDEKIKSDAAYYIANAAVRLGQPGADQLMQDFVDRYPTSTKRNSAFLDVADFYFETGKYTLARKWYDKVDEKGMSRAERDRYYFNNGYAYFSNKQYEEAQKYLNRVRDSKEYGSQAKYYLGYMAYEGDDYQEANELFEEVKDNDRYQENLSYFQADMNFKLGNFEKAIEQGLEQLPKANRNEISQLNKIIGESYFNLQQYDKAIPYLKEYKGLRGKWTNTDYYQLGYAYFRQGDFENAVSEFNKIIGGSNAIAQNAYYHLAQSYLNLEQKQQALNAFKNASEMEFDAKIQEDAYLNYAKLSYEIGNSYTSPSRVLLGYLEKYPNTPVKQEMESLLIDSFITSGNFQEAMNLLENNRNFSDKVAYQKVAFYYGLELYNEGNYRDASVNFDKSLSERRDPVITARATFWKAESDFNLNRLREALIGYREFAGMSGAKGTPEMENLDYNIAYAYFKQKEYAQAIEYFNRFANNSGKDKARRNDAYTRLGDTYFVTSKYWPAMESYDKAIQMNLGNTDYAAYQKAISYGFVGRNDSKIQELGGFANRYPRSSYRDDALYELGNTYLAMENTSQAIETYNRLIRDIPGSAFVPQAILKQGLIYYNGNQNDKALERFKKVVADYPNTPESMQAVSSARLVYIDLGRTDEYAKWVRNVDFVEVSDADLDNTTFESAEKQYLENNTAAASTSFANYIKNFPNGLHSLKANFYLAQIYFRDGKKDDAIKHYRFVVEKPRGEFSEQALARLSQIYLEKRNYKDALPLLSRLENEADFAQNVTYAQSNLMKSHYELKDHNKAVAYAEKVLATPSIENNVKSDAQIIIARSAMETGNEAKAKNAYAEVLKIAKGELAAEALYYDAYFKNKAANFQASNEAVQKLAKDYSAFKYYGAKGLVLMAKNFYALKDAYQATYILDNVITNFKEYPDVVSEAKTELNRIKAMEARTNASVEPNN from the coding sequence ATGACACGAAAATTTGCCTCTTTACTCGTTGTTTTTTTTCTATCAATAACTACCCACTTTGCACAACAATCTGCCATCTACACCAATGACCTGGTAAAATTCAACCGGGCGCTGGAATTATACAATAATGAGCAGTACCTGGCGGCCCAAACTTTGTTTGATGATGTAAAGGACGAAACCAATGATGAGAAAATAAAATCTGACGCTGCTTACTATATAGCCAATGCCGCTGTGAGATTGGGGCAACCGGGCGCCGACCAGTTAATGCAGGATTTTGTAGACCGGTATCCCACCAGCACCAAAAGAAATTCTGCCTTTCTCGATGTTGCCGATTTCTATTTCGAAACAGGGAAATATACCCTTGCCAGAAAATGGTATGACAAGGTAGATGAAAAAGGGATGAGCCGCGCCGAACGCGATCGCTATTATTTTAACAACGGTTATGCGTACTTTTCCAATAAGCAGTATGAAGAGGCGCAGAAATACCTGAATAGGGTAAGAGACTCAAAGGAGTATGGCTCTCAGGCAAAATACTACCTGGGGTATATGGCCTATGAAGGGGATGATTACCAGGAGGCTAATGAACTCTTTGAAGAGGTTAAGGATAACGACCGATACCAGGAAAACCTTTCCTATTTCCAGGCAGATATGAACTTCAAACTTGGAAATTTCGAGAAAGCCATAGAACAGGGGCTTGAGCAACTTCCAAAAGCCAATCGCAACGAGATCTCCCAATTGAATAAAATAATAGGGGAGAGCTACTTCAACCTTCAGCAATATGACAAGGCAATTCCTTATTTAAAGGAATATAAAGGATTACGCGGAAAATGGACAAACACAGATTACTACCAGCTAGGATATGCTTATTTCAGGCAGGGAGATTTTGAGAACGCGGTTTCTGAATTCAATAAGATCATTGGAGGTAGTAATGCTATTGCGCAAAACGCCTATTATCATCTTGCACAATCTTATTTAAACCTGGAACAAAAACAGCAGGCATTGAATGCTTTTAAGAATGCCAGCGAAATGGAATTTGATGCAAAGATCCAGGAAGATGCCTATTTAAACTATGCCAAATTGAGTTATGAAATAGGGAACAGTTATACCAGTCCTTCCAGGGTTTTATTGGGCTATCTTGAGAAATATCCTAATACGCCCGTAAAACAGGAAATGGAATCCCTTTTAATAGATTCATTTATAACCTCCGGGAATTTCCAGGAAGCGATGAACCTTTTGGAAAATAACCGAAACTTCAGCGACAAGGTTGCCTACCAGAAAGTGGCCTTTTATTATGGTCTTGAACTTTATAATGAAGGGAACTACAGGGATGCAAGTGTGAACTTTGATAAATCCCTCTCCGAACGAAGGGATCCTGTAATTACGGCCAGAGCCACCTTTTGGAAGGCTGAAAGCGACTTTAATCTTAACCGCTTAAGAGAAGCCTTAATTGGATACCGTGAATTTGCGGGTATGAGTGGGGCTAAAGGAACTCCGGAAATGGAAAATCTGGATTACAATATTGCCTATGCTTATTTTAAACAAAAGGAATACGCGCAGGCTATAGAATATTTTAACCGTTTTGCCAATAATTCAGGTAAGGACAAGGCCCGCCGAAATGATGCCTATACCCGCTTAGGCGATACCTATTTTGTAACAAGTAAATACTGGCCTGCAATGGAATCTTATGACAAGGCCATACAAATGAACCTTGGGAATACAGATTATGCGGCCTACCAAAAAGCCATAAGCTATGGTTTTGTAGGAAGGAATGACAGCAAGATCCAGGAGCTTGGAGGATTTGCCAACAGGTATCCGCGATCTTCCTATCGGGATGATGCCCTATATGAATTGGGGAACACCTATCTGGCAATGGAAAATACCTCCCAGGCAATTGAAACCTATAACCGCTTAATTCGCGATATTCCAGGGAGTGCTTTCGTGCCCCAGGCGATCCTAAAACAGGGATTGATCTATTATAACGGGAACCAGAATGATAAAGCCCTGGAAAGGTTCAAGAAGGTAGTGGCCGATTATCCAAACACTCCCGAATCTATGCAGGCTGTGTCTTCGGCAAGACTTGTTTATATAGACCTTGGCCGCACAGATGAATATGCCAAGTGGGTGAGAAATGTAGATTTTGTTGAGGTAAGTGATGCCGATCTTGATAATACCACTTTTGAGTCGGCAGAGAAGCAATACCTTGAAAACAATACCGCAGCTGCAAGTACAAGTTTTGCAAATTATATCAAGAACTTCCCGAATGGGTTACATTCCCTTAAAGCCAATTTCTACCTGGCCCAGATCTATTTTAGGGATGGTAAAAAGGACGATGCCATAAAACACTACCGTTTTGTAGTTGAAAAGCCGCGCGGCGAATTTTCGGAACAGGCACTTGCCCGTTTATCACAGATCTATCTTGAAAAGAGAAATTATAAAGATGCGTTGCCATTGCTAAGCAGATTGGAGAATGAGGCAGATTTTGCCCAGAATGTTACCTATGCCCAATCCAATTTGATGAAATCGCATTATGAGCTTAAGGATCATAATAAAGCGGTTGCATATGCTGAAAAGGTTCTGGCCACGCCATCTATAGAGAACAATGTAAAGAGTGATGCACAAATCATTATTGCCCGCTCTGCCATGGAAACGGGTAATGAGGCCAAGGCAAAAAATGCCTATGCTGAGGTTCTTAAAATTGCCAAGGGAGAACTAGCGGCTGAAGCCTTGTATTATGATGCCTACTTTAAGAACAAAGCAGCAAATTTCCAGGCCTCAAACGAAGCAGTACAAAAACTGGCGAAGGACTACTCTGCCTTCAAATATTATGGCGCAAAAGGCCTTGTGTTAATGGCCAAAAACTTTTATGCCCTTAAAGACGCGTACCAGGCTACTTATATCCTGGACAACGTAATAACCAACTTTAAGGAGTATCCGGATGTGGTGAGTGAAGCGAAGACAGAGCTTAACCGTATCAAAGCCATGGAAGCAAGGACCAATGCCTCTGTAGAACCCAACAACTAA